GGGGACACGGAACCGCTCCAAGCCAGCGTTCGACCGACCCGCGACTGCCCCAGAGCGGGTACGTGTCCCCGGCGTACCTCCAGCGCGCAGAGCTGGTCACAAGCCGTGACCACCTCAACTTGAGGTCACAAATTGTGACTTCAAGTTGGGGATGCTTCGCAGTGGTGCGCCCTTCCTCCTACGCAGCTGACAGCCGCTTGACCCGCAGCGCCGGCCGCCTCTTCTCGACCTGCCAGAGATCGAACTGCAGCTGCTGGGCGAGCCAGCTCTCGGCGCTGGTGTCGAAGGCCAGCGACAGCCGCAGCGCCATCTCGGGCGTGATCCCGGCGCGGCCGTTGATGATCGCCGACAGGGTCTTGCGGCTGACGCCGAGGCCCTTGGCAGCTACCGTCACGGTGAGCTCCAGCGGCTCGAGGCAAAGGGCCTTCAGCACTTCGCCAGGATGGGGCGGGTTATGCATCTTCATGGTCGCCACCTCAGTGATAGTCCTCGTAGTCGACTTCATCCGCGTCCGTGCCGGCGAAGACAAACGTCACACGCCAGTTGCCGCTCACCCGGACGGACCAGCTCCCCGCTCGATCTCCGGAGCGCGGATGCAAGACCAGCCCGGGGAGATTCATGTCGCGGGGTGGTGATCAGAGGGGGGCGACATTCAATCGGCCCAGAATCAGGCTCCTCTTTGGTCGTTTTTCGGGACTTTCCCTCAGCTCGCTCCGCTCGCGCCCGCACCGCAGCAGCGCTTGAACTTCTTCCCGCTGCCGCAAG
This genomic interval from Thermoanaerobaculia bacterium contains the following:
- a CDS encoding type II toxin-antitoxin system RelE/ParE family toxin, producing the protein MNLPGLVLHPRSGDRAGSWSVRVSGNWRVTFVFAGTDADEVDYEDYH
- a CDS encoding HigA family addiction module antidote protein; the encoded protein is MKMHNPPHPGEVLKALCLEPLELTVTVAAKGLGVSRKTLSAIINGRAGITPEMALRLSLAFDTSAESWLAQQLQFDLWQVEKRRPALRVKRLSAA